The Thermoanaerobacterium thermosaccharolyticum DSM 571 region TGCCACCAGGTAACTTTTCAGTTTTAGGGCAAATAAACTTGTTCCTAAAGGAACGGTTTTTACCTTTACAAGAGCCATCCCATTTCATTGGAAGAGATGGGTCCTTTGGGCATGTAGGAATACCATCTTCATTAATTCCTGGCTTGCCGAAATTTTTTCTGGTATTTCTAGGATTAAGAGCAATGACAGGCAGAATGCCATGATTCTCAAAGAGATATTTATAGTTTGGGACATCATCGAAGCCAGAATCAGCAGTCATAGCATAAATATTAAAGTTACGATGACGCTCAAAAAAATTCTCCATAGCAGGTATAAGCAGTTTTCCATCCCATGTAAGTTTAACTTCTTCAGGGGATGCGGGCTCAGAGCTATCAGTATAATCATTAAAATCCGGCTGGTAATCGCAAAAGTCCATATGTCTTAAAATGCCGAGGGCATTAGACACAACTATAGTTTTGTGGGCATAACAGAAAGTACCATTGATATATTGCAATTTAATATTAGGGTCAACAGAAGCAGTTTTAGGCATTTGATTATAGGCCATTTTATAGATGTCTTCTTTTGACTTGTCCTTGTTAAAGTATTGAAGCTTTTTAACAAGAGCATTAAAGAATTTGGGGTTGTTTTCCTTAACATAGCATTCAATACCAGTAGTATCCATAATATAAACTTCAGCAGGATTGATGCCTAATTCTTTTTCAAGGGCTTGGCCAATTTCCTGACAAATAGGTTCAGTAATATCGACTAACTTATGAAAGAAGGCTTCAATGTCATCACAGTAATCCTGTTTGAACCTTGAGTAAAAAGAAGCATCAGGAACAGTATTAAGCCCACAAAAATCACGGAGTTCTTTTGAAAATGACAAAAAAGTAATAAGTAAATCAATAGTTGGTATAGAAAGTAACTTTTGCAACAGTAAGGTTGAAACAATTGAATCGAGAGAATTATCATGAGGGCGACCAGTAGCTTTATTATAGTGAAAATACCAATTTACAGGGATTAACTCACAAATATTAATATACTGGTCAAGAAGCTCAAGCAACTGAGGTTTTTGAACAACAACAAATTTATGAAAATCATCAATAAAATCAGAAAAATGAAGTTGCTTTATCATGCAGGATCTCCTTTCACTTTGGTTTGATTTTGAATATTTGGTATAATATATAATTCGGCAAAAGTGGAGGAAAATCCTGCTGATATATAAAATAAAACCCTTTAAAATCAATAATTTTGGGGTTTTACAAAAAGCTAGTATTTAAATTTATAAGGAGGAGAAAATGTTCTATATTTTTATTATCACAATATTGACAGGGATTGATCAGTGGACTAAATATCTTATAGAAACACAATTAAAACCGATAGGTGCTATACCCATAGTTAAAGATATATTCCATTTGACTTATGCAAGGAATACAGGAGCAGCTTTTAGCATATTGAGGGATAAGCAGGCATTTTTAATATTAGTCACAACCATTGTTGTTGGCGCATTAATATACTATTTGATAAAAATATTAAAGACAGGAGAAGTAGCCTTTAAGCTATCCTTGGCGATAATTATTGGTGGAGCTTT contains the following coding sequences:
- a CDS encoding transposase; this encodes MIKQLHFSDFIDDFHKFVVVQKPQLLELLDQYINICELIPVNWYFHYNKATGRPHDNSLDSIVSTLLLQKLLSIPTIDLLITFLSFSKELRDFCGLNTVPDASFYSRFKQDYCDDIEAFFHKLVDITEPICQEIGQALEKELGINPAEVYIMDTTGIECYVKENNPKFFNALVKKLQYFNKDKSKEDIYKMAYNQMPKTASVDPNIKLQYINGTFCYAHKTIVVSNALGILRHMDFCDYQPDFNDYTDSSEPASPEEVKLTWDGKLLIPAMENFFERHRNFNIYAMTADSGFDDVPNYKYLFENHGILPVIALNPRNTRKNFGKPGINEDGIPTCPKDPSLPMKWDGSCKGKNRSFRNKFICPKTEKLPGGKYVCSCEDKCTTSDCGRMFYTYPKDNYRVHTPIPRDTEQWNQIADFRHIIEQVISRLKLPLQLGNLQARDRKTIKADFFMAGAAHLITVLLAYRMGAIDKIRSVKSIAA
- the lspA gene encoding signal peptidase II yields the protein MFYIFIITILTGIDQWTKYLIETQLKPIGAIPIVKDIFHLTYARNTGAAFSILRDKQAFLILVTTIVVGALIYYLIKILKTGEVAFKLSLAIIIGGALGNLIDRVRLNYVTDFLDFTLINYPIFNLADVFVVSGVVMLSYMLLFKGDMPKISKM